From a region of the Zingiber officinale cultivar Zhangliang chromosome 4B, Zo_v1.1, whole genome shotgun sequence genome:
- the LOC121974705 gene encoding ABSCISIC ACID-INSENSITIVE 5-like protein 3 isoform X1, whose product MQSWKRKGRRKKKMEEVWKDMSSSIALHQDIPPTPSFCSFQHNVNSTTTTLGGVLSQDLLAGVSMDPFPLASLVADDPFSALSGAGFESSRKQLPDPRVDSRERRKKRMIKNRESAARSRARKQAYTNELENEVDRLLNENHMLKRQYEQVNASLIIYHFVNRFFFADLSAYHLAAFGNGCS is encoded by the exons ATGCAGAGTTGGAAGAGGaaggggaggaggaagaagaagatggaggagGTGTGGAAAGACATGAGCTCGAGCATAGCCCTCCATCAAGACATTCCACCAACCCCCTCCTTCTGCTCCTTCCAGCACAATGTAAATTCCACCACCACCACTTTAGGAGGAGTCCTTTCCCAAGACTTGCTCGCAGGAGTCTCCATGGACCCATTCCCTCTTGCTTCACTTGTCGCAGATGACCCTTTCTCTGCCCTCTCCGGCGCCGGGTTCGAGTCCAGCAGGAAGCAATTGCCGGATCCGAGAGTGGACTCCcgggagagaaggaagaagaggatgatCAAGAACCGGGAGTCTGCTGCTCGATCTAGAGCTAGGAAACAG GCCTACACAAATGAGCTTGAGAACGAAGTCGATCGCTTGCTGAACGAGAACCACATGCTAAAGAGACAGTATGAGCAGGTAAATGCATCCTTAATTATATACCATTTTGTTAACAGATTTTTTTTCGCTGATTTATCAGCTTATCATTTAGCTGCGTTTGGAAATGGCTGCTCATAA
- the LOC121974705 gene encoding bZIP transcription factor 27-like isoform X2: protein MQSWKRKGRRKKKMEEVWKDMSSSIALHQDIPPTPSFCSFQHNVNSTTTTLGGVLSQDLLAGVSMDPFPLASLVADDPFSALSGAGFESSRKQLPDPRVDSRERRKKRMIKNRESAARSRARKQAYTNELENEVDRLLNENHMLKRQYEQLRLEMAAHNLITPCKRKLYRTLTAPF from the exons ATGCAGAGTTGGAAGAGGaaggggaggaggaagaagaagatggaggagGTGTGGAAAGACATGAGCTCGAGCATAGCCCTCCATCAAGACATTCCACCAACCCCCTCCTTCTGCTCCTTCCAGCACAATGTAAATTCCACCACCACCACTTTAGGAGGAGTCCTTTCCCAAGACTTGCTCGCAGGAGTCTCCATGGACCCATTCCCTCTTGCTTCACTTGTCGCAGATGACCCTTTCTCTGCCCTCTCCGGCGCCGGGTTCGAGTCCAGCAGGAAGCAATTGCCGGATCCGAGAGTGGACTCCcgggagagaaggaagaagaggatgatCAAGAACCGGGAGTCTGCTGCTCGATCTAGAGCTAGGAAACAG GCCTACACAAATGAGCTTGAGAACGAAGTCGATCGCTTGCTGAACGAGAACCACATGCTAAAGAGACAGTATGAGCAG CTGCGTTTGGAAATGGCTGCTCATAATCTGATAACGCCTTGCAAACGCAAGCTGTATAGAACTTTGACTGCTCCATTTTGA
- the LOC121974705 gene encoding bZIP transcription factor 12-like isoform X3 produces the protein MEEVWKDMSSSIALHQDIPPTPSFCSFQHNVNSTTTTLGGVLSQDLLAGVSMDPFPLASLVADDPFSALSGAGFESSRKQLPDPRVDSRERRKKRMIKNRESAARSRARKQAYTNELENEVDRLLNENHMLKRQYEQVNASLIIYHFVNRFFFADLSAYHLAAFGNGCS, from the exons atggaggagGTGTGGAAAGACATGAGCTCGAGCATAGCCCTCCATCAAGACATTCCACCAACCCCCTCCTTCTGCTCCTTCCAGCACAATGTAAATTCCACCACCACCACTTTAGGAGGAGTCCTTTCCCAAGACTTGCTCGCAGGAGTCTCCATGGACCCATTCCCTCTTGCTTCACTTGTCGCAGATGACCCTTTCTCTGCCCTCTCCGGCGCCGGGTTCGAGTCCAGCAGGAAGCAATTGCCGGATCCGAGAGTGGACTCCcgggagagaaggaagaagaggatgatCAAGAACCGGGAGTCTGCTGCTCGATCTAGAGCTAGGAAACAG GCCTACACAAATGAGCTTGAGAACGAAGTCGATCGCTTGCTGAACGAGAACCACATGCTAAAGAGACAGTATGAGCAGGTAAATGCATCCTTAATTATATACCATTTTGTTAACAGATTTTTTTTCGCTGATTTATCAGCTTATCATTTAGCTGCGTTTGGAAATGGCTGCTCATAA